One genomic window of Macaca mulatta isolate MMU2019108-1 chromosome 8, T2T-MMU8v2.0, whole genome shotgun sequence includes the following:
- the LOC144330655 gene encoding uncharacterized protein LOC144330655 → MYVLTGFHCTPVVSIGPQWFPSDPSGFRRTPVVSVTLQWFPSDPSGFRRTPVVSVGPQWFPSDSSGFCHTPVVSVGPQWFPPHSSGFRQTPVVSVGPQWFPPHSSGFRQTPVVSVTFQWFPSHSSGFHHTSVFSITLLCFPSPSSGFHRTPVVSITLQWFPSDPSGFHQTPVVSITLQWFPSDSSGFHQTPVVSITLQWFPSDPSGFYHTPVVSIRSQWFLSHSSGFHQTPWFPSDPSGFHHTKVVSIRLQWFPSDPSGFHQTPVVSTGPQWFPSHSSGFYQTPVVSITLQWFLSHSSGFHQTPVVSIRPQWFPSPSSGFHQTPVVSIRLQWFPSHSSGFHHTKVVSIRLQWFPSDPSGFHQTPVVSTGPQWFPSHSSGFYQTPVVSITLQWFPSDSSGFHQTPVVSITLQWFPSDSSGFHQTPVVSITLQWFPSPSSGFHQTPVVSITLQWFPSPSSGFHHPPVVSIRFQWFPSDPSGFHQTLVVSTGLQWFSSDSLQWFP, encoded by the exons ATGTATGTTCTCAC TGgtttccattgcactccagtggtTTCCATTGGACCCCAGTGGTTTCCGTCGGACCCCAGTGGTTTCCGTCGGACCCCAGTGGTTTCCGTCACACTCCAGTGGTTTCCGTCGGACCCCAGTGGTTTCCGTCGGACCCCAGTGGTTTCCGTCGGACCCCAGTGGTTTCCGTCGGACTCCAGTGGTTTCTGTCACACTCCAGTGGTTTCCGTCGGACCCCAGTGGTTTCCACCACACTCCAGTGGCTTCCGTCAGACCCCAGTGGTTTCCGTTGGACCCCAGTGGTTCCCACCACACTCCAGTGGTTTCCGTCAGACCCCCGTGGTTTCCGTCACATTCCAGTGGTTTCCGTCACACTCCAGTGGTTTCCATCACACCTCAGTGTTTTCCATCACCCTCCTGTGTTTCCCATCACCCTCCAGTGGTTTCCATCGGACCCCAGTGGTTTCCATCACACTCCAGTGGTTTCCATCTGACCCCAGTGGTTTCCATCAGACCCCAGTGGTTTCTATCACACTCCAGTGGTTTCCATCAGACTCCAGTGGTTTCCATCAGACTCCAGTGGTTTCTATCACACTCCAGTGGTTTCCATCAGACCCCAGTGGTTTCTATCACACTCCAGTGGTTTCCATCAGATCTCAGTGGTTTCTATCACACTCCAGTGGTTTCCATCAGACTCCA TGGTTTCCATCAGACCCCAGTGGTTTCCATCACACTAAAGTGGTTTCCATCAGACTCCAGTGGTTTCCATCAGACCCCAGTGGTTTCCATCAGACTCCAGTGGTTTCCACTGGACCCCAGTGGTTTCCATCACACTCCAGTGGTTTCTATCAGACTCCAGTGGTTTCTATCACACTCCAGTGGTTTCTATCACACTCCAGTGGTTTCCATCAGACTCCAGTGGTTTCCATCAGACCCCAGTGGTTTCCATCACCCTCCAGTGGTTTCCATCAGACTCCAGTGGTTTCCATCAGACTCCAGTGGTTTCCATCACACTCCAGTGGTTTCCATCACACTAAAGTGGTTTCCATCAGACTCCAGTGGTTTCCATCAGACCCCAGTGGTTTCCATCAGACTCCAGTGGTTTCCACTGGACCCCAGTGGTTTCCATCACACTCCAGTGGTTTCTATCAGACTCCAGTGGTTTCTATCACACTCCAGTGGTTTCCATCAGACTCCAGTGGTTTCCATCAGACCCCAGTGGTTTCCATCACCCTCCAGTGGTTTCCATCAGACTCCAGTGGTTTCCATCAGACTCCAGTGGTTTCCATCACACTCCAGTGGTTTCCATCACCCTCCAGTGGTTTCCATCAGACCCCAGTGGTTTCTATCACACTCCAGTGGTTTCCATCACCCTCCAGTGGTTTCCATCACCCTCCAGTGGTTTCCATCAGATTCCAGTGGTTTCCATCAGACCCCAGTGGTTTCCATCAGACCCTAGTGGTTTccactggacttcagtggttttcATCGGACTCACTCCAGTGGTTTCCATAG